From Demequina lutea, a single genomic window includes:
- a CDS encoding SGNH/GDSL hydrolase family protein, which yields MTIRIVSIGDSFAEGMNDYLPDGTEVGWADRVAAGLAAAHADQEVWYANLAIRGRRIESIVVEQLDAALALEPPPTHLTFNGGGNDMLRPGFSDERMIELTSRVLDHCAAMGVFLVIVTGADPSDKLPAAKRMRRLGTRLTQIVEGLIAGREGVVFVDNLHDVEGRRGAYWSEDRLHLGSLGHEWIASRVLTAMGVPTQAPVVTDADAPPGGLVGELRYWRAYVLPWMGRRLTGRSSGDGRAPKFATWTLIKP from the coding sequence GTGACTATTCGCATCGTGTCTATAGGCGACAGCTTCGCCGAGGGTATGAACGACTACCTTCCCGACGGCACCGAAGTGGGCTGGGCGGACAGGGTCGCCGCGGGCCTGGCGGCCGCTCACGCCGACCAAGAGGTCTGGTACGCCAACCTCGCGATACGCGGCCGCAGGATCGAGTCCATCGTCGTCGAGCAACTCGACGCCGCGCTAGCGCTCGAACCACCGCCAACGCACCTCACCTTCAACGGCGGGGGCAACGACATGCTGCGCCCCGGATTCTCCGACGAACGCATGATCGAGCTTACCTCCAGGGTGCTCGATCACTGCGCCGCCATGGGGGTCTTCCTGGTGATCGTGACCGGCGCCGATCCCTCGGACAAGCTGCCCGCAGCGAAGCGCATGCGCCGGTTGGGGACTCGCCTCACGCAGATTGTCGAGGGTCTCATCGCAGGTCGCGAGGGCGTCGTGTTCGTGGACAACTTGCATGACGTAGAGGGGCGCAGGGGGGCGTATTGGTCGGAAGACCGCCTTCACCTCGGCAGCCTTGGTCACGAGTGGATCGCGAGCCGCGTCCTTACCGCCATGGGCGTGCCCACGCAGGCCCCTGTCGTGACCGATGCCGACGCGCCCCCGGGCGGTCTCGTGGGGGAGTTGCGCTACTGGCGCGCGTACGTGCTGCCGTGGATGGGACGAAGGCTCACCGGCCGCTCGTCGGGCGACGGGCGCGCACCGAAATTCGCGACATGGACTCTGATCAAGCCCTAG
- a CDS encoding ABC transporter permease — translation MTATLPATVVAAPLGSRRPSDALAGLPTMVRLVLRRSRVRLLVWFVVLVGMFSYIASYYHTLFPTQQSLNDFAVVSNTPDIKAMTGLSAAANTLGGAVWTKGWMTIAVSLALGAAFLVTRSGRADEEAGRTELLRSRMLGLHAYATAAWLVYGLLCIAVGAGIALGSASNGLDPQGTGIAGSLIFGASIAGVGLVGLGVGAVAGQLASTSRGANALASTVIIGFYVLRMVGDLGNGVLSWASPIGWGQQMQPYAGNRWWPLALLVALAAALLAIAALIEARRDHGSGLLAERSGPADAPARMASPLGLGLRLQRGPIIGWTIGVVLAALLFGSIIDAMNTFMADAAGAMANLMRGVGAEALLAMLAGMIGLITAAFATQSAVSLRTDEATGIVETQLAGALSRTRWALERLLIPVVGSVVLLLIGGGLLGAVYGSISGDSSQAITMAGAALAYWPAVMILVGLAVALFGWAPSVAIPVTWGAMAAMWFATMLGEVLGLPKWLLDALPFSAVPYMPLEPMSWTPVIIMTVIAGGLMWTGLDRFARRDVRPG, via the coding sequence ATGACCGCCACGCTTCCCGCCACGGTGGTCGCTGCGCCTTTAGGTAGCCGCCGTCCTTCCGATGCCCTCGCGGGCCTTCCCACGATGGTGCGCCTCGTCTTGCGCCGCAGCCGGGTGCGGCTGCTCGTCTGGTTCGTCGTCCTGGTGGGGATGTTCTCCTACATCGCCTCCTACTACCACACGCTGTTCCCCACCCAGCAGTCGTTGAACGACTTCGCAGTGGTCTCCAACACTCCTGATATTAAGGCCATGACGGGACTTTCTGCCGCCGCGAACACGCTCGGCGGCGCGGTCTGGACCAAGGGCTGGATGACAATTGCGGTGAGCCTGGCGCTCGGCGCCGCGTTCCTGGTGACTCGCAGCGGCAGGGCCGACGAGGAGGCGGGACGCACCGAATTGCTTCGGTCAAGGATGCTCGGCCTGCATGCGTACGCGACTGCCGCCTGGCTGGTGTACGGGCTGCTGTGCATCGCGGTGGGCGCCGGCATCGCGCTCGGCTCCGCGTCGAACGGGCTTGATCCCCAGGGCACGGGGATCGCGGGTTCGCTCATCTTCGGGGCCTCGATCGCGGGTGTGGGCCTGGTGGGCCTAGGCGTGGGAGCCGTCGCCGGGCAGCTTGCCTCGACCTCGCGCGGAGCCAACGCACTCGCGTCCACCGTCATCATCGGCTTCTACGTGCTGCGCATGGTGGGCGACCTGGGAAACGGCGTCCTGTCGTGGGCATCGCCGATCGGTTGGGGTCAGCAGATGCAGCCCTACGCGGGCAACCGGTGGTGGCCCCTCGCGCTACTCGTCGCCCTCGCGGCGGCACTGCTGGCGATCGCCGCCCTCATCGAGGCCCGGCGCGACCACGGCTCCGGCCTGCTGGCCGAACGTTCCGGCCCCGCCGACGCGCCGGCTCGCATGGCCTCACCGCTCGGACTCGGCCTGCGCCTCCAGCGCGGCCCGATCATCGGCTGGACGATCGGCGTCGTCCTCGCCGCGTTGCTCTTCGGCTCGATCATCGACGCCATGAACACCTTCATGGCCGACGCGGCGGGTGCCATGGCGAACCTGATGCGCGGCGTCGGCGCCGAGGCGCTTCTTGCCATGCTCGCGGGGATGATCGGACTCATCACCGCGGCCTTTGCCACGCAGTCGGCGGTGTCGCTGCGAACGGACGAGGCGACCGGAATCGTCGAAACCCAACTCGCGGGGGCGCTCTCGCGCACCAGGTGGGCGCTTGAGCGACTGCTCATTCCCGTCGTCGGGTCGGTGGTGCTACTTCTCATTGGAGGGGGCCTGCTCGGCGCGGTGTATGGCTCGATTTCCGGCGACTCCTCGCAGGCCATCACGATGGCCGGCGCGGCGCTGGCGTACTGGCCCGCCGTCATGATCCTGGTGGGTCTGGCGGTGGCGCTCTTCGGCTGGGCTCCCTCGGTGGCGATTCCGGTCACGTGGGGCGCGATGGCGGCTATGTGGTTCGCGACGATGCTCGGCGAGGTCCTCGGCCTTCCCAAGTGGCTGCTCGACGCGCTGCCCTTCTCGGCGGTGCCATATATGCCGCTCGAGCCGATGTCGTGGACACCCGTGATCATCATGACGGTGATAGCTGGCGGCCTGATGTGGACGGGGCTCGACCGATTCGCACGCCGCGACGTCAGGCCCGGCTAA
- a CDS encoding ABC transporter ATP-binding protein, with protein sequence MAIEVEGLVKNFGSVHALRGLDLPVPTGQVTGFLGPNGSGKTTTIRVLLGLLRADGGRASLLGGDPWADAVALHRRIAYVPGDVTLWPNLTGGEAIDILVRLSGSLDPKRKKLMLDRFELDPTKKARTYSKGNRQKVALVAALASDAELLLLDEPTSGLDPLMEAAFTESIREVKAAGKSVLLSSHIFAEVERLADRVTIIRDGATVESGTIAELRHLTRTQVTTVVDSGAASLASLPGVHDFVVVDGRATFAVDDAAMPAVLAAVAKLGPRSLVANPPSLEALFLRHYGNELAALAGGDQK encoded by the coding sequence ATGGCCATCGAGGTCGAGGGCCTCGTCAAGAACTTTGGCTCAGTTCACGCCCTCCGCGGGCTCGATCTCCCGGTCCCGACGGGCCAAGTGACCGGTTTTCTCGGCCCCAACGGCTCGGGAAAGACCACCACCATCCGCGTGCTGCTCGGCCTGCTCAGGGCCGACGGCGGTCGCGCGTCGCTCTTGGGCGGCGACCCGTGGGCCGATGCCGTCGCGCTCCATCGGCGCATCGCCTACGTACCAGGGGACGTCACGCTTTGGCCCAACCTCACGGGCGGTGAGGCCATCGACATCCTGGTGCGGCTCTCCGGCTCGCTCGACCCCAAGCGCAAGAAGCTCATGCTCGACCGCTTTGAGCTGGACCCGACCAAGAAGGCAAGGACGTACTCCAAGGGCAACAGGCAGAAGGTGGCCCTTGTCGCCGCGCTCGCATCGGACGCCGAGCTGCTGCTGCTCGACGAGCCAACGAGTGGGCTCGACCCCCTCATGGAGGCCGCGTTCACCGAGTCGATCCGTGAGGTGAAGGCCGCCGGGAAGTCCGTACTGCTCTCGAGCCACATCTTCGCCGAGGTGGAGCGGCTCGCCGACAGGGTGACGATCATTCGCGACGGCGCGACCGTCGAATCGGGCACCATCGCCGAGCTGCGCCACCTTACGCGCACCCAGGTAACGACCGTGGTCGACAGCGGGGCCGCGAGCCTCGCGTCGCTGCCGGGCGTCCACGACTTCGTGGTGGTCGATGGGCGAGCAACCTTCGCCGTCGATGATGCGGCCATGCCAGCGGTACTCGCCGCCGTCGCGAAATTGGGCCCACGCTCGCTCGTGGCGAACCCGCCGTCGCTCGAGGCCCTGTTCCTGCGCCACTACGGCAATGAACTGGCCGCGCTGGCGGGCGGCGACCAGAAATGA
- a CDS encoding TetR/AcrR family transcriptional regulator, with the protein MHITPAVAAPDSDLTARARIREAAIACFASQGFGASFTTIAKSAGVSPGLITHHFGSKAALRSECDAEVLRRYQAIKTDGVANPSGSLLHYVADPSIAAPLLVYILRAVHAGGRAAREFLEHLVDEAREAMRASVEAGLVRPSRDDEARLRYLIFQSIGALLVELLTMPDATPDEFVAAALASQRDQMLPMLEIFTEGMLTTRQMLDDYLDYVGDPPREDVPADAVTA; encoded by the coding sequence GTGCATATAACCCCGGCTGTCGCCGCCCCGGATTCGGACCTCACCGCGCGCGCACGGATTCGTGAGGCCGCGATCGCCTGCTTTGCCTCCCAGGGCTTTGGCGCATCCTTCACGACCATCGCGAAGAGCGCGGGCGTCTCCCCCGGCCTCATCACGCACCACTTTGGTTCCAAGGCAGCCCTGCGCTCCGAGTGCGACGCCGAGGTACTTCGCCGCTACCAGGCGATCAAGACGGACGGCGTAGCGAACCCCAGCGGCTCTCTTCTGCACTACGTCGCGGACCCGAGCATTGCGGCGCCGCTCCTCGTCTACATTCTGCGTGCCGTCCACGCGGGCGGTCGCGCCGCGCGGGAGTTCCTTGAGCATCTGGTCGACGAGGCGAGGGAGGCAATGCGGGCCAGCGTCGAGGCGGGACTCGTGCGCCCCTCTCGCGACGACGAGGCGCGGTTGCGCTACCTCATTTTCCAGTCCATTGGCGCCCTGCTTGTCGAGTTGCTGACGATGCCAGACGCCACGCCCGATGAGTTCGTGGCCGCGGCGCTCGCGAGCCAGCGCGACCAGATGCTGCCGATGCTCGAAATCTTCACGGAAGGCATGCTCACCACACGCCAGATGCTGGACGACTACCTCGACTACGTGGGAGACCCGCCCCGGGAGGATGTACCCGCCGACGCCGTCACCGCGTGA
- a CDS encoding aldehyde dehydrogenase family protein, whose translation MLSTTTETNTTVGGPGPKTGTVYTRPGQPGSLVTLKSRYDNFIGGEWVAPSTGDYGEDLAPATGQPFAEYARSGVADIDKAVAAANKAFPAWARTSTTERAAVLNRIADRIEIHLEEIAVLEAWENGKPVRETLGADIPLAVDHFRYFAAAIRTQEGNIKKLTDQLVSYHFYEPLGAVAQIIPWNFPILMAAWKLAPALAAGDTVVLKPASATPVSILYVMDLIQDLLPAGVVNVVNGAGAKLGKALVEHSGISKVAFTGSTATGRQIMQYAIKNIIPSTMELGGKSPNVFFEDVAREKDGYYRKAVEGFVLFAFNKGEVCSCPSRALLQRPLMSGFLDDAIDRVKRIKVGDPLDTTTEMGPQNSTEQIKKISGYLALGPQEGATVLAGGERAEMPGDLAGGYFVQPTVMVAENDMRVCQEEIFGPVLTVVPFDTYDQAISIANDTEYGLGSAVWSRDEHLTFEASQDIHAGRVWVNTYHAYPAGAAFGGYKASGYGRETDQSALHNYQQVKNVLVNHVNEPLGFFA comes from the coding sequence ATGTTGAGCACCACTACGGAGACCAACACCACAGTCGGCGGCCCCGGACCCAAGACGGGAACCGTCTACACCCGCCCCGGCCAGCCTGGGAGTCTCGTCACCCTCAAGTCCCGGTACGACAACTTCATCGGCGGCGAGTGGGTTGCCCCAAGCACCGGTGACTATGGCGAGGACCTCGCCCCCGCCACCGGCCAGCCCTTCGCGGAGTACGCCAGATCCGGCGTGGCGGACATCGACAAGGCCGTCGCAGCCGCCAACAAGGCGTTCCCAGCGTGGGCCCGTACCTCAACGACCGAGCGAGCCGCCGTCCTGAACCGGATCGCCGACCGGATCGAGATCCACCTGGAGGAAATCGCGGTTCTGGAGGCCTGGGAGAACGGCAAGCCGGTGCGCGAGACCCTCGGTGCCGACATCCCGCTCGCCGTGGACCACTTCCGCTATTTCGCCGCGGCCATCCGCACTCAGGAAGGCAACATCAAGAAATTGACGGACCAATTGGTGTCGTATCACTTCTACGAGCCGCTCGGCGCCGTTGCCCAGATCATCCCGTGGAACTTCCCGATCCTGATGGCGGCGTGGAAGTTGGCGCCAGCCCTCGCCGCGGGTGACACGGTGGTGCTGAAGCCAGCATCGGCCACTCCGGTGTCGATCCTGTATGTGATGGATCTGATCCAGGACCTGCTTCCCGCGGGTGTCGTGAATGTGGTCAATGGGGCTGGCGCGAAACTGGGCAAGGCGCTCGTGGAGCATTCGGGCATTTCCAAGGTGGCGTTCACCGGCTCCACGGCCACCGGCCGCCAGATCATGCAGTATGCGATCAAGAACATCATCCCGTCCACGATGGAGTTGGGAGGAAAGTCACCGAACGTCTTCTTTGAGGACGTGGCCAGGGAGAAGGACGGCTACTACCGCAAGGCCGTCGAGGGCTTCGTGCTCTTCGCTTTCAACAAGGGCGAGGTGTGCTCGTGCCCGTCGCGGGCTCTGCTGCAGCGGCCGCTGATGTCCGGATTCCTGGACGACGCAATCGACCGCGTCAAGCGCATCAAGGTCGGCGACCCGCTGGACACCACCACGGAGATGGGTCCGCAGAACAGTACCGAACAGATCAAGAAGATCTCGGGCTACCTCGCCCTTGGTCCTCAGGAGGGGGCCACGGTGCTGGCGGGTGGCGAGCGCGCCGAGATGCCGGGCGATCTGGCCGGCGGCTACTTCGTTCAGCCGACGGTGATGGTCGCCGAGAACGATATGCGGGTGTGCCAGGAGGAGATCTTCGGTCCCGTCCTCACCGTGGTGCCGTTCGACACCTACGACCAGGCCATCTCGATCGCCAACGACACGGAATACGGGCTCGGCTCGGCGGTATGGAGCCGTGACGAGCACCTCACCTTCGAGGCGAGTCAGGACATCCACGCCGGAAGGGTGTGGGTGAACACGTACCACGCGTACCCCGCGGGCGCAGCGTTCGGCGGTTACAAGGCGTCTGGCTACGGCCGGGAGACGGACCAGTCGGCGCTGCACAACTACCAACAGGTAAAGAACGTGCTGGTGAACCACGTGAACGAGCCGCTCGGGTTCTTCGCGTAA
- a CDS encoding peroxiredoxin — translation MRAMQETAAQNAAEVIAYPRLNEPAPSFTAKTTQGNVSFPEDFAGHWVVFFSHPADFTPVCTSEFMTFAHMEDEFAQYNTRLLGLSIDSLYGHIAWLRLIQERMEFRGWNNLEVKFPLIEDIKMDIARKYGMIHPGAGDTQAVRAVFLVDPEGILRAMLYYPMSTGRNMQEILRMIKALQVSDAFDVATPADWTPGERVIVPTAGSCGVAKERMEGNVEGVECVDWFYCTRELTADTIEEKIHTDPSEVLAR, via the coding sequence ATGAGAGCCATGCAAGAGACCGCTGCTCAGAACGCCGCCGAGGTCATCGCCTACCCTCGACTGAACGAACCCGCACCGTCGTTCACGGCGAAGACGACGCAGGGAAATGTTTCCTTCCCCGAGGATTTCGCCGGCCATTGGGTCGTGTTCTTCAGCCACCCCGCGGACTTCACACCGGTCTGCACCAGCGAGTTCATGACGTTCGCGCACATGGAGGACGAGTTCGCCCAGTACAACACCCGGCTACTCGGCCTGTCGATCGACAGCCTCTACGGGCACATCGCGTGGCTGCGCCTCATCCAGGAGCGAATGGAGTTCCGCGGCTGGAACAACCTTGAGGTCAAGTTCCCGCTCATCGAGGACATCAAGATGGACATCGCCCGCAAGTACGGCATGATCCACCCCGGAGCAGGCGACACACAGGCCGTGCGCGCCGTGTTCCTCGTGGACCCCGAGGGGATCCTCCGCGCGATGCTCTACTACCCGATGAGCACCGGCCGCAACATGCAGGAGATCCTGCGCATGATCAAGGCGCTGCAGGTCAGCGACGCGTTCGATGTCGCGACACCCGCCGACTGGACGCCGGGCGAGCGCGTCATCGTGCCGACCGCAGGTTCCTGCGGTGTGGCAAAGGAGCGGATGGAGGGCAATGTCGAAGGCGTCGAGTGCGTCGACTGGTTCTATTGCACCCGCGAACTCACGGCCGACACCATCGAGGAGAAAATCCACACCGACCCGAGCGAGGTCCTCGCTCGATAG